Proteins from a single region of Vulgatibacter sp.:
- a CDS encoding sodium-translocating pyrophosphatase, whose product MNVPRLVPDKKAVVRLLSGAAFLCALFFAPAARAAGDANLVLPDFGTASFRGISGTTILVGGLVIAVLGLVMGFVMSGALKRLPTHRSMGEISDLIYETCKTYLITQGKFILALEALVGLIMIVYFGMLRGFSAGKVAVILLFSLLGIAGSYGVAWMGIRINNWANSRAAFASLQGKPFPTYSIPLRAGMSIGMTLISLELLLMLSILLFVPADYAGSCFIGFAIGSSLAASALRIAGGIFTKIADIGSDMMKIVFNIKEDDARNPGVIADCAGDNAGDSVGPTADGFETYGVTAVALIAFVLLAVNDPAIQVQLLVWIFAIASLMIVGSALSYGINAVIAKARYQNAQKMNFEAPLTFLVWLTSLVSIGLNFAVSWLLLGSVGDGSLWWKLSAIMACGTIAGAVIPEVIKVFTSTNSGHVKEIVISSREGGASLNVLSGLIAGNFSAFWMGLVIMGLMALGYGVSTLGLIDFMVAPAIFAFGLVAFGFLAMGPVTIAVDSYGPVTDNAQSVYELSLIENVAGVHEEVQRDFGFRPDFDKAKDYLEENDGAGNTFKAAAKPVLIGTAVVGAVTLIFSIVVLLTDGLTINVEKLSLLHPPFLLGLIAGGAVIYWFTGAATQAVSTGAYRAVEFIKRHIRLEGVEKASVEDSKRVVEICTRYAQKGTVNIFLTVFLMALAFGCLEPFFFIGYLISIALFGLFQALFMANAGGAWDNAKKVVEVELKAKGTPLHAAVVVGDTVGDPFKDTSSVAMNPVIKFTTLFGLLTVELAVQLPRTTSLVLSVVFFLAALVFVYRSFYGMRIESETGSTDTSESVGESVKPV is encoded by the coding sequence ATGAACGTTCCGCGTCTCGTCCCGGACAAGAAGGCAGTGGTACGTCTCCTGTCCGGTGCAGCCTTCCTTTGCGCTCTCTTCTTCGCTCCTGCTGCACGGGCGGCCGGCGATGCGAACCTCGTGCTCCCGGATTTCGGCACGGCTTCGTTCCGCGGCATCTCGGGTACGACCATCCTGGTTGGCGGTCTGGTGATCGCGGTGCTCGGATTGGTGATGGGCTTCGTGATGTCGGGTGCGCTGAAGCGCCTGCCCACCCACCGCTCGATGGGTGAGATCTCCGACCTGATCTACGAGACCTGCAAGACCTACCTGATCACGCAGGGCAAGTTCATCCTCGCCCTCGAGGCCCTCGTCGGCCTGATCATGATCGTCTACTTCGGCATGCTCCGGGGGTTCTCGGCGGGCAAGGTCGCAGTGATCCTGCTCTTCAGCCTCCTCGGCATCGCCGGCTCCTACGGCGTGGCCTGGATGGGCATCCGGATCAACAACTGGGCGAACAGCCGGGCGGCCTTCGCCAGCCTCCAGGGCAAGCCCTTCCCGACCTACTCGATCCCGCTCCGCGCCGGCATGAGCATCGGCATGACGCTCATCAGCCTCGAACTGCTGCTCATGCTCTCGATCCTGCTCTTCGTCCCGGCGGATTACGCGGGCAGCTGCTTCATCGGCTTCGCCATCGGCTCGTCGCTCGCCGCCTCGGCGCTGCGCATCGCCGGCGGCATCTTCACCAAGATCGCCGACATCGGCTCGGACATGATGAAGATCGTCTTCAACATCAAGGAAGACGACGCCCGCAACCCCGGTGTGATCGCCGACTGTGCCGGCGACAACGCCGGCGACTCGGTGGGCCCCACCGCCGACGGCTTCGAGACCTACGGCGTGACCGCGGTGGCCCTGATCGCCTTCGTGCTCCTCGCCGTGAACGACCCCGCGATCCAGGTGCAGCTCCTCGTCTGGATCTTCGCCATCGCGTCGCTGATGATCGTCGGCTCCGCGCTCAGCTACGGCATCAATGCCGTGATCGCGAAGGCGCGCTACCAGAACGCCCAGAAGATGAACTTCGAGGCGCCGCTCACCTTCCTGGTGTGGCTCACCTCGCTCGTCTCCATCGGCCTCAACTTCGCCGTCTCGTGGCTCCTCCTCGGCAGCGTCGGCGACGGCAGCCTCTGGTGGAAGCTCTCGGCGATCATGGCCTGCGGCACCATCGCCGGCGCAGTCATCCCAGAGGTGATCAAGGTCTTCACCTCCACCAACTCCGGCCACGTGAAGGAGATCGTCATCTCCTCCCGCGAGGGCGGCGCCTCGCTCAACGTCCTCTCCGGCCTGATCGCCGGCAATTTCTCCGCCTTCTGGATGGGCCTCGTGATCATGGGCCTGATGGCGCTGGGCTACGGCGTCTCCACCCTCGGCCTCATCGACTTCATGGTGGCGCCCGCCATCTTCGCCTTCGGCCTGGTGGCCTTCGGCTTCCTCGCCATGGGCCCGGTCACCATCGCCGTCGATTCCTACGGCCCGGTCACCGACAACGCGCAGTCGGTCTACGAGCTCTCGCTCATCGAGAACGTCGCCGGCGTGCACGAGGAGGTGCAGCGCGACTTCGGCTTCCGGCCGGACTTCGACAAGGCGAAGGACTACCTCGAGGAGAACGACGGCGCCGGCAACACCTTCAAGGCAGCTGCCAAGCCCGTGCTCATCGGCACCGCCGTGGTGGGCGCCGTCACCCTGATCTTCTCCATCGTGGTGCTGCTCACCGACGGGCTCACCATCAACGTGGAGAAGCTCTCGCTGCTCCACCCCCCCTTCCTCCTCGGCCTGATCGCCGGTGGCGCGGTGATCTACTGGTTCACCGGTGCAGCGACGCAGGCGGTCTCCACCGGCGCCTACCGCGCGGTGGAGTTCATCAAGCGCCACATCCGGCTCGAGGGCGTGGAGAAGGCCTCGGTGGAGGACAGCAAGCGGGTGGTGGAGATCTGCACCCGCTACGCGCAGAAGGGCACGGTCAACATCTTCCTCACCGTCTTCCTGATGGCGCTGGCCTTCGGTTGCCTCGAGCCCTTCTTCTTCATCGGCTATCTGATCTCGATCGCGCTCTTCGGGCTCTTCCAGGCGCTCTTCATGGCCAACGCCGGCGGCGCCTGGGACAACGCCAAGAAGGTGGTCGAGGTGGAGCTCAAGGCGAAGGGGACGCCGCTCCACGCTGCGGTGGTCGTCGGCGACACCGTCGGCGATCCCTTCAAGGACACCTCGTCGGTGGCGATGAACCCGGTGATCAAATTCACCACGCTCTTCGGCCTGCTCACCGTGGAGCTTGCGGTGCAGCTGCCGCGGACCACGAGCCTCGTGCTCTCGGTGGTCTTCTTCCTCGCCGCCCTCGTCTTCGTCTACCGCTCCTTCTACGGGATGCGGATCGAGAGCGAGACCGGCAGCACCGACACCTCGGAGTCGGTGGGCGAGTCGGTGAAGCCGGTCTGA
- a CDS encoding LON peptidase substrate-binding domain-containing protein, whose amino-acid sequence MSAEVDEQAVVDAALPHLPIFPLPSSALIPGGHLPLHIFEPRYREMIADVLAEDRVLAVALLAPGWETEYQGRPPVYSIVGAGYVQAAERLADGRYNILLHGVRRARVLEELEVGKSYRVVRTEPVADVLSAPERPILEAQSQTLRQLVLDLAAALPDNAAVPLAEACVRERDPGKLADLVGAAVLVDHRQRQEFLEEFAVARRLDQVSDTVAQVLLQVSGGAGGGGYLM is encoded by the coding sequence GTGAGTGCCGAGGTCGATGAGCAGGCGGTGGTCGATGCGGCGTTGCCCCACCTGCCGATCTTTCCGCTCCCGTCTTCCGCGCTCATCCCGGGCGGGCACCTCCCGCTCCACATCTTCGAGCCCCGCTACCGGGAGATGATCGCCGACGTGCTCGCCGAAGACCGGGTCCTGGCGGTGGCGCTCCTGGCGCCGGGCTGGGAGACGGAGTACCAGGGCCGGCCTCCCGTCTACTCCATCGTCGGCGCCGGTTACGTGCAGGCAGCGGAGCGCCTGGCCGACGGCCGCTACAACATCCTCCTCCACGGTGTGCGTCGGGCGCGCGTCCTCGAGGAGCTCGAGGTGGGCAAGAGCTACCGGGTGGTCCGGACCGAACCCGTGGCGGACGTCCTCTCGGCACCCGAGCGGCCCATCCTCGAGGCCCAGAGCCAGACGCTGCGGCAGCTGGTCCTCGATCTCGCTGCCGCGCTGCCGGACAACGCCGCGGTGCCCCTCGCCGAGGCCTGCGTGCGCGAGCGGGATCCGGGCAAGCTCGCCGATCTCGTCGGCGCCGCGGTCCTGGTCGATCACCGCCAGCGGCAGGAGTTCCTCGAGGAGTTCGCGGTGGCGAGACGCCTCGACCAGGTCTCCGACACGGTGGCGCAGGTGCTCCTGCAGGTCTCCGGCGGCGCCGGTGGTGGCGGCTACCTGATGTAA
- a CDS encoding ExbD/TolR family protein: MSRHLENVIVKPGKRPGKRLSKSKVFGSKFAKGKHGTNIELNLTSMIDVFVLLVIFLIQQFSADGDLLFMTDKIRMPEAANYEQIERAPVVQVSSEEISIEGSRVAQVADIEGEEYWNIPALEEKLRDQKKAYEMVRGSGEGFKGDINIQADKAVPFKIVKRVMYSANQAGYFNINFAIIAGGGGAAPAGETKAEGTEG; this comes from the coding sequence ATGTCCCGCCATCTGGAGAACGTGATCGTCAAGCCGGGCAAGCGGCCCGGTAAGCGTCTGTCGAAGTCGAAGGTTTTCGGCTCCAAATTCGCCAAGGGCAAGCACGGCACGAACATCGAGCTGAACCTCACCTCGATGATCGACGTCTTCGTGCTCCTGGTCATCTTCCTCATCCAGCAGTTCAGCGCCGATGGCGACCTGCTGTTCATGACGGACAAGATCCGGATGCCCGAGGCTGCCAACTACGAGCAGATCGAGCGCGCACCCGTGGTCCAGGTCTCCAGCGAGGAGATTTCGATCGAGGGTTCCCGCGTGGCCCAGGTCGCAGACATCGAAGGCGAGGAGTACTGGAACATCCCCGCCCTCGAGGAGAAGCTCCGCGACCAGAAGAAGGCCTACGAGATGGTCCGTGGCAGCGGTGAGGGCTTCAAGGGCGACATCAACATCCAGGCCGACAAGGCCGTGCCCTTCAAGATCGTCAAGCGCGTCATGTACAGCGCGAACCAGGCAGGCTACTTCAACATCAACTTCGCCATCATCGCTGGCGGCGGCGGCGCAGCCCCCGCAGGCGAGACGAAGGCGGAGGGGACCGAAGGCTGA
- a CDS encoding ExbD/TolR family protein: protein MAGVSVDTGGSGKKSVDLQIPLVPFIDMLAMMITFLMMTAVWTQIGKLQVSQAGGPSDSSEPPKPTLQLNLTLTEQGYKLTAGANAFDIAKTPEGKFDGAKLVEKLKVIKKDNPDQRAITVMAEDSIQYENLVTAVDKCLEAELPDVSVSAAM, encoded by the coding sequence ATGGCTGGCGTAAGCGTTGATACCGGCGGCAGCGGCAAAAAGTCCGTTGACCTGCAGATCCCGCTGGTCCCGTTCATCGACATGCTGGCGATGATGATCACCTTCCTGATGATGACCGCGGTCTGGACCCAGATCGGCAAGCTCCAGGTCTCGCAGGCAGGTGGTCCATCGGATTCGTCGGAGCCGCCGAAGCCAACGCTGCAGCTGAACCTGACGCTCACCGAGCAGGGGTACAAGCTGACCGCTGGCGCGAACGCCTTCGACATCGCCAAGACGCCTGAGGGCAAGTTCGACGGGGCCAAGCTCGTCGAGAAGCTCAAGGTGATCAAGAAGGACAACCCGGACCAGCGCGCGATCACCGTGATGGCGGAGGACTCGATCCAGTACGAGAACCTCGTCACCGCGGTGGACAAGTGCCTGGAAGCCGAACTGCCCGACGTCTCCGTCTCCGCGGCGATGTGA
- a CDS encoding MotA/TolQ/ExbB proton channel family protein has product MGLLGSLLPVVAAATEGGGFFSSLAQSWEDGGFGMYPIAACGVFAIAIAVDRFMVLFGKASIDKEAFLRGLKKHIYAGDLDKAISYVAGQKRTPLTAVVKAGLINVPKGPEEVQAAMDEAMLREGPKIEKRTAYLAMFSNAAMLFGLLGTIYGLIQVFGGVGAANPADKAALLSSGIAHVMNCTGFGLIVAIIALLSYSVLQGRTQHMLDDINETSVGLLNLVVANKDKMKIPAHIETENV; this is encoded by the coding sequence ATGGGTCTGCTTGGTAGCCTGCTGCCTGTCGTGGCGGCTGCAACTGAGGGTGGCGGCTTCTTCTCCTCGCTCGCACAGAGCTGGGAGGACGGTGGCTTCGGTATGTACCCGATCGCTGCCTGCGGCGTGTTCGCGATCGCCATCGCGGTCGATCGCTTCATGGTGCTCTTCGGTAAGGCGTCGATCGACAAGGAGGCTTTCCTCCGCGGTCTGAAGAAGCACATCTACGCCGGCGACCTCGACAAGGCGATCAGCTACGTCGCGGGCCAGAAGCGCACCCCGCTCACCGCCGTCGTCAAGGCTGGCCTGATCAACGTGCCGAAGGGCCCGGAAGAGGTCCAGGCTGCGATGGACGAGGCGATGCTCCGTGAGGGGCCCAAGATCGAGAAGCGCACCGCCTACCTGGCGATGTTCTCGAACGCGGCCATGCTCTTCGGCCTCCTCGGCACCATCTACGGTCTCATCCAGGTGTTCGGTGGCGTGGGTGCCGCGAACCCCGCGGACAAGGCCGCGCTGCTCTCCTCGGGTATTGCGCACGTTATGAACTGCACCGGCTTCGGTCTGATCGTCGCGATCATCGCGCTGCTCAGCTACTCGGTGCTCCAGGGCCGCACCCAGCACATGCTCGACGACATCAACGAGACGTCGGTGGGCCTGCTGAACCTCGTCGTGGCCAACAAGGACAAGATGAAGATCCCGGCTCACATCGAGACCGAGAACGTCTGA
- a CDS encoding PAS domain S-box protein translates to MPEERYPLLLCTERPAVAARVTALVDEGPARLVVADRHELPALVLPGAAILLDVPFGGTIGPGTIATLRCDARCTDVPIIALVDDEEDSVIRDVLGAGANDFLRARYLERDLFNRLAAQRRAWELREELRLREHDLRALVELTRSFAGTLDAGALLHDVTRRLAEALSLRRCSLVLTDARGKLGTVIATSDDEAIAKRPIDLAKYPEIREALRTRRAVVVEDTSRHPLLDPVKDAVSAAGMGAMAVLPLALEEEILGVLFLRASAAETGRSFTLRELDFAAAVANATAVALRNARSVAGIRSRVELVEAEAHARKQYEEIYEHVSDGIALVDVRTGAIRSANPAALAILGLDAAAVRGRQVGDVLLPVEEGVYRSLVERVASGEPVRNLDLEARRRDGSIVHVEVSASQLDEQLVVLSVRDVTERKRFQTELQRTKEFLETLIESSVDGIVAADMQGRIILFNRGAELLLGHDAAAMVGKAHVRALYPDRGASEVMRRLRSEEHGGAGRLSATFFEVLHRSGERIPVQMTAAIIEGPRGPIGSVGIFTDQRDRLRIEGELSATRQKLEAAARQAMIVELAGAAAHELNQPLTSVMGYAELLQRRLAEGDPASRSVAIILREAERMAEVVRKIGKITRHETKEYVGNARIVDLERAGKD, encoded by the coding sequence GTGCCCGAAGAACGCTACCCGCTGCTCCTCTGCACCGAGCGTCCGGCCGTCGCCGCGCGGGTCACCGCCCTGGTCGACGAGGGACCGGCACGGCTCGTCGTCGCCGATCGGCACGAGCTGCCTGCCCTCGTCCTCCCCGGGGCGGCGATCCTCCTCGACGTGCCCTTCGGCGGCACCATCGGTCCGGGCACCATCGCCACCCTGCGCTGCGACGCCCGCTGCACCGACGTGCCCATCATCGCCCTCGTGGACGACGAGGAGGACTCGGTGATCCGGGACGTTCTCGGCGCCGGGGCCAACGACTTCCTCCGCGCCCGCTACCTCGAGCGCGACCTCTTCAACCGCCTCGCCGCGCAGCGCAGGGCCTGGGAGCTCCGCGAGGAGCTCCGCCTCCGCGAACACGACCTGCGCGCGCTGGTGGAGCTGACCCGCTCCTTCGCCGGCACCCTCGACGCCGGCGCGCTCCTCCACGACGTCACCCGCCGCCTGGCGGAGGCGCTCTCGCTGCGGCGCTGCTCGCTGGTCCTCACCGACGCCCGCGGCAAGCTGGGCACGGTGATCGCCACCTCCGACGACGAGGCGATCGCGAAGCGCCCCATCGATCTGGCCAAATACCCCGAGATCCGGGAGGCGTTGCGCACCCGCCGCGCGGTGGTCGTCGAGGACACCAGCCGCCACCCGCTCCTCGATCCCGTGAAGGACGCGGTCTCCGCAGCGGGCATGGGCGCGATGGCGGTGCTGCCGCTGGCCCTCGAGGAGGAGATCCTCGGCGTGCTCTTCCTCCGCGCCTCCGCCGCCGAGACCGGCCGCAGCTTCACCCTGCGCGAGCTCGACTTCGCCGCTGCGGTGGCCAATGCCACCGCGGTGGCGCTGCGCAACGCCCGCTCGGTTGCGGGGATCCGCAGCCGCGTCGAGCTGGTCGAGGCGGAGGCCCACGCCCGCAAGCAATACGAAGAGATCTACGAGCACGTCTCCGACGGCATCGCCCTCGTCGACGTGCGCACCGGTGCGATCCGCTCCGCCAACCCCGCGGCGCTGGCGATCCTCGGCCTCGACGCCGCCGCGGTGCGGGGGCGGCAGGTCGGCGACGTCCTCCTGCCGGTGGAGGAGGGCGTCTACCGCAGCCTCGTGGAGCGCGTCGCCTCGGGGGAGCCGGTCCGCAACCTCGACCTCGAGGCCCGCCGCAGGGACGGCAGCATCGTCCACGTCGAGGTGAGCGCCTCCCAACTCGACGAGCAGCTGGTGGTGCTCTCGGTCCGCGACGTCACCGAGCGCAAGCGCTTCCAGACCGAGCTGCAGCGCACCAAGGAGTTCCTCGAGACGCTGATCGAGTCGTCGGTGGACGGCATCGTCGCCGCCGACATGCAGGGCCGGATCATCCTCTTCAACCGGGGCGCCGAGCTCCTCCTCGGCCATGACGCCGCGGCGATGGTGGGCAAGGCCCACGTGCGCGCCCTCTACCCGGACCGCGGCGCCAGCGAGGTGATGCGGCGCCTGCGATCGGAGGAGCACGGCGGGGCGGGGCGCCTCTCCGCCACCTTCTTCGAGGTGCTGCACCGCTCCGGCGAGCGCATCCCGGTGCAGATGACCGCTGCGATCATCGAGGGGCCCCGGGGGCCGATCGGCTCGGTGGGCATCTTCACCGACCAGCGGGACCGCTTGCGGATCGAGGGGGAGCTCTCCGCCACGAGGCAGAAGCTCGAGGCCGCGGCGCGCCAGGCGATGATCGTCGAGCTGGCAGGGGCTGCGGCCCACGAGCTCAACCAGCCGCTCACCTCGGTGATGGGCTACGCGGAGCTGCTGCAGCGGCGCCTGGCCGAGGGGGATCCCGCGAGCCGCTCGGTGGCGATCATCCTCCGCGAGGCGGAGCGGATGGCGGAGGTCGTCCGCAAGATCGGCAAGATCACGCGGCACGAGACCAAGGAATACGTGGGCAACGCCCGCATCGTCGATCTCGAGCGGGCGGGGAAGGATTAG
- the larC gene encoding nickel pincer cofactor biosynthesis protein LarC, with protein sequence MGGLLWLEPVGGCAGDMTLAALLDLGVPLDAITAGLDRLGLGGWSIEVGRDHKCGIWGTRVEVHVEAADRERTWVEIARLIRGAGLPAQARDIALHVFEKIAIAEARIHGTTPDKVHFHEVGAIDSIVDIVGVALALGELGLERIYSAPPPLGSGIVQSRHGAIPVPAPATLEILKGREVRFFGKGERTTPTGAAILAAATEPGPPPAFVPERIAYGIGHKDFEDAANVLRATLGQEATASAELVELACNLDDATPQVLARAIEAVLEAGALDAWVAPVTMKKGRPGHLLGVLAPGSHRARIVDTLLRETPTLGVRHHVVGRDVLERRFEQVETPFGPVAMKIGHRATAVINAAPEWDDCLRAAKAHGVPARVVREFALATWLANRPAGG encoded by the coding sequence ATGGGCGGTCTTCTCTGGCTCGAGCCGGTGGGCGGCTGCGCGGGGGACATGACCCTCGCTGCGCTGCTCGACCTCGGCGTTCCCCTCGACGCGATCACCGCAGGCCTCGATCGCCTCGGCCTCGGCGGCTGGTCGATCGAGGTGGGGCGCGATCACAAATGCGGCATCTGGGGCACGCGGGTCGAGGTCCACGTCGAGGCGGCGGATCGCGAGCGCACCTGGGTGGAGATCGCCCGGCTGATCCGCGGGGCGGGGCTTCCGGCGCAGGCCCGCGACATCGCCCTCCACGTCTTCGAGAAGATCGCCATCGCCGAGGCGCGCATCCACGGCACCACGCCGGACAAGGTCCACTTCCACGAGGTGGGCGCCATCGACAGCATCGTCGACATCGTCGGTGTGGCGCTGGCCCTGGGTGAGCTCGGCCTCGAGCGCATCTACTCGGCGCCGCCACCGCTGGGGAGCGGCATCGTCCAGAGCCGGCACGGCGCCATCCCGGTTCCCGCGCCGGCGACGCTGGAGATCCTCAAAGGGCGCGAGGTGCGCTTCTTCGGCAAGGGCGAGCGGACGACGCCCACCGGCGCCGCGATCCTCGCCGCCGCCACCGAGCCCGGCCCGCCCCCCGCCTTCGTGCCGGAGCGGATCGCCTACGGCATCGGCCACAAGGATTTCGAGGACGCGGCCAACGTGCTGCGCGCCACCCTCGGGCAGGAGGCCACCGCCAGCGCCGAGCTGGTGGAGCTCGCCTGCAACCTCGACGACGCCACGCCGCAGGTCCTCGCCCGGGCGATCGAGGCGGTCCTCGAGGCAGGCGCCCTCGACGCCTGGGTGGCGCCGGTGACGATGAAGAAGGGCAGGCCCGGCCATCTGCTCGGCGTGCTCGCGCCGGGGAGCCACCGGGCGCGGATCGTCGACACGCTGCTGCGCGAGACGCCGACCCTGGGGGTGCGCCACCACGTGGTGGGGCGCGACGTCCTCGAGCGGCGCTTCGAGCAGGTGGAGACGCCCTTCGGGCCGGTGGCGATGAAGATCGGCCACCGGGCCACGGCCGTGATCAACGCGGCGCCGGAGTGGGACGATTGTCTGCGGGCGGCGAAGGCCCACGGCGTGCCGGCGCGGGTGGTGCGCGAGTTCGCCCTCGCCACCTGGCTCGCCAACCGCCCCGCAGGCGGCTGA
- the larB gene encoding nickel pincer cofactor biosynthesis protein LarB — MDERTLKKLLQAVAGGSVSTDEALGRLRDLPFADLGYAVVDHHRQLRQGFPEVIYGEGKTAAQIAGIAKEISGRGAPLLVTRMAAEKLPPVQEAVPKGVYHAASRTFALRPARAPKPKVRGYVAVVCAGTSDLPVAEEAAVTLAVAGHPVREITDVGVAGIHRLLKRREEIAGASVVVAVAGMEGALPTALGGLVGVPVVAVPTSVGYGAALNGLTPLLGMLTSCAPNVAVVNIDNGFGAGFYAAMINRK; from the coding sequence ATGGACGAGCGCACCCTCAAGAAGCTGCTGCAGGCGGTCGCCGGCGGCTCCGTCTCCACCGACGAGGCCCTGGGCAGGTTGCGCGATCTGCCCTTCGCCGACCTCGGCTACGCCGTGGTCGACCACCACCGCCAGCTCCGGCAGGGCTTCCCCGAGGTGATCTACGGCGAGGGCAAGACCGCCGCGCAGATCGCCGGGATCGCGAAGGAGATCAGCGGCCGCGGCGCGCCGCTGCTGGTCACCCGCATGGCGGCGGAGAAGCTGCCGCCGGTGCAGGAAGCGGTGCCGAAGGGCGTCTACCACGCGGCGTCCCGCACCTTCGCGCTGCGGCCCGCACGTGCCCCGAAACCGAAGGTGCGGGGCTACGTGGCGGTGGTCTGCGCCGGCACCAGCGATCTGCCCGTGGCCGAGGAGGCGGCGGTGACGCTGGCGGTGGCGGGCCACCCGGTCCGCGAGATCACCGACGTGGGCGTGGCGGGGATCCACCGCCTGCTCAAGCGCCGCGAGGAGATCGCCGGCGCCAGCGTGGTGGTGGCGGTGGCGGGGATGGAGGGCGCGCTGCCCACCGCGCTGGGCGGCCTGGTCGGCGTGCCGGTGGTGGCGGTGCCGACCAGCGTCGGTTACGGCGCCGCGCTGAACGGCCTCACCCCGCTCCTCGGGATGCTCACCTCGTGTGCTCCCAACGTCGCGGTGGTCAACATCGACAACGGCTTCGGCGCGGGCTTCTACGCGGCGATGATCAACCGGAAATAG
- the thiL gene encoding thiamine-phosphate kinase, which translates to MATRKPSEFQLIERFTSAFRLEGRGVVAGPGDDCALTRPKAGHLLVSKVDQVVEGVHFTAAFRPEEIGHKALAVSLSDLAAAGAVPRWFLVAISLRDGIGAGFVERIARGMSRLADQSGVTLVGGNFTGGAQLSIAVTALGEVKPKEALRRSGARPGDRLLVSGVLGEAALGVAKLAGGRPRRLGRSVLAQLVPVPRVALGQVVGRHASAAVDLSDGLLADLGHLCARSGVGATIDRAALPLGPEVAALGPEGALLGLTGGEDYELLLAVPPRQVASLRRAAARVGETLTEIGMLDERPGIRVLDASGRPMALPGSAGWEHFR; encoded by the coding sequence GTGGCGACCCGCAAGCCTTCCGAATTCCAGCTCATCGAGCGCTTCACCTCCGCCTTTCGACTCGAGGGCCGCGGCGTGGTCGCCGGTCCCGGCGACGATTGCGCCCTGACCCGGCCGAAGGCGGGCCACCTCCTCGTCTCCAAGGTCGATCAGGTGGTCGAGGGCGTGCACTTCACCGCCGCCTTCCGGCCCGAGGAGATCGGCCACAAGGCGCTGGCGGTCTCCCTCTCCGATCTCGCCGCCGCAGGGGCCGTTCCCCGGTGGTTCCTCGTGGCGATCAGCCTGCGCGACGGGATCGGCGCCGGCTTCGTCGAGCGGATCGCCCGGGGCATGTCGCGCCTCGCCGACCAGAGCGGCGTCACCCTCGTCGGCGGCAACTTCACCGGCGGGGCGCAGCTCTCGATCGCGGTGACGGCGCTGGGCGAGGTGAAGCCGAAGGAGGCGCTGCGCCGCAGCGGGGCGCGGCCCGGTGACAGGCTGCTGGTCAGCGGCGTCCTCGGCGAGGCGGCGCTCGGCGTCGCCAAGCTCGCGGGCGGCAGGCCCCGCAGGCTCGGGCGCAGCGTGCTCGCCCAGCTGGTGCCGGTGCCACGGGTGGCGCTGGGACAGGTGGTGGGCCGCCACGCCAGCGCCGCCGTCGACCTCTCCGACGGCCTCCTCGCCGACCTGGGCCACCTCTGCGCCAGGAGCGGCGTCGGCGCCACCATCGACAGGGCGGCGCTGCCGCTGGGACCGGAGGTCGCCGCGCTCGGGCCCGAGGGCGCTCTCCTCGGCCTCACCGGCGGCGAGGATTACGAGCTCCTCCTCGCGGTTCCGCCGAGGCAGGTGGCCTCCCTCCGCCGTGCGGCCGCGCGGGTCGGCGAGACGCTCACCGAGATCGGGATGCTCGACGAGAGGCCGGGCATCCGCGTCCTCGACGCCAGCGGCAGGCCGATGGCGCTTCCCGGCAGCGCCGGCTGGGAGCATTTCCGTTAG